The DNA segment CACCCCAATCACTTTCTGGATTGCACTTGCAGTCACATCCAGTGTGCTGATTCTTGGTTTAAGCCTTAGACGCAAAAAAGGATCACCCGATACGATTCCATCAAAAGAAAGCGAGGATCCGCATGAATAGAGAAACAACAAGAATGAAACTGCAGGAGGCACTCATCACGGGGAATCAGGCTCTTCAAACCCTCTATGCAGCCAGGAAGAACATCAGTGAGATCTGCGGCAGACAATCTTTTTATAAATCCGGAGGGGGATTATTCAAAACTCTGGTAAACCACTCCAGGATACACCAAACGATTCACTTAATAGAAGATGCAAAAAAGGATCTTTACATCTTTCAGATGAATCTAAAAGAGGCAAAACAAGATCTGGAATTACGGGTCGAGACTGACTGCTTTCTTTCCTTCACCAACTTCTTCTTTGACGGTGATGTGGCAGACTATCTGGTACCACGCGAGATATTGAATACACTTGATCAGATAGATGATGCTATCTGGCATGTGGAACAGATACTCGACCATACGAAGCACAAGATGAACAGCCAGAAAACATTCGCCTGAGAAACCATACGAGAAAGAAGCATCCACCCTGAAATCACGAAATAGATTTCAGGGTGGATGCTTGTCTTTTTAAACTCAAAACTAGTACGAAAATCAAAAACAATAAGCAGGATGACATTCCCTTTCCAGTTCCTGTGTTCGGATCAGCCAGCGGATCTGGAACTTGTCTTCCAATATCCCGTAATACATGCCCTCGTCTGGCTGTTCGCAGGCAACCTCAACCTCTCCATCCTGACTCAATAAATCAGAGATCCTTTTTACCCTGCTGTAATCTTTATATGCTACACTTAAAGAGGTACTGTTCCCCCGAATAAATCCGAATGCATCTGGAATATCATAGAATTCAACTGATGTCCCCGCAATATTCAAAGAAGTCCGCATCACACGGGATTTCATCGAATCCGGTATCTGCATTTTGGAAGGAATCAGATGCTCCCCTTCCTCATAAGTCAGAAAATAAGGGATCGGCTGTTCGAACACTTGTGCATAAAAGGTTACCGCTTCCCGACAGTTTCCGTCGAAATTAACTGATATGTTTAATGACATGATATTCATCCGAAAGATGCCGCTTATTGGCACGTCTCTCTTTCTCCTTCCTCCTGATTACAAATTTTCAGATACTTTTTTTTCATGACAGACGAATCCGGGTCTATAATATCCTGAATCGTGACAGATGAAAAACAGTTTTCGAAGTAGTCCTGAAAGAAATCATACATCTTGTGAACCGGACAATAGTCTACCGCGTTACGGCTGCAATACTGATCTTCCTCCAGACAACGGTTCATCTTAATACTGTCTTCTGTCACGTCCATGATATCCAAAAGCGATATGTTTTGGGGATTACAGATCAGATAATAGCCTCCATTTGGCCCATACGTCGATGATACCCATCCCTTTTGTCTCAGAACTTTCACAATCACCGTCAGATAGGTCTCTGCGATTCCGAGATTCGTACACATCTCTTTTCTCGAAACACAGGATTTATTCTCTGCGAGGTAAAGCAAAACTCGTATCGCGTAATCTGTTTGTGTTTTTAACTGCATCTTTTCTCTTCCCTTCATTCTCTTATATCGTTTCTAATGGTATACTCCTACCATTACAATGAAGAAAAATACATTCGTACTCTCCCAGAACCGTCATGTATAATTCTTTCCCTATTCTTTGGGATTATAACAGATTATCAAGAGTTACAGGTCCCTGATGTAATGAAAAGCATGAATTTCGGAATGAATGTTCTTCTGGATTCAGTTTTTTTCTTTTCTATGTCTTTGTTGTCTCAGACAGAGCGCACAGATGAATGCCACGAAAGCAGCCGCCCCCATCGCAATCAACAGGAGGGCAGCCTTCGTATCATCACCGGTTTTTGGAGTCTTGATCCCCTTGCCGGCGTTTCCTTTCTCTTTTCCTCCATTGCCCTTGCCGGCAGAAGAAGCCTTGTTATGAAACAGCATCTTCTGTGTTTTGAAACCGTTCGATTTTCGTATCACGGTATTCGCATGCATTTCGTCATCAATATAGATGGTGATTCGATACATTTCCATGTCATACACATAACTCTTTTCTTTTTGGTCTGTCACCTGGACAAGCTCATACGAATATGTTCCAGGCTGTGTAAATTCGAGCGGACCTATCGTCTCACTGTCCGTACCCTTCATGGAAAAGGTATATGTATCGCCAAAGCTGCCGGCCGGCAGTACCGCATCCGGTGTCGCTGCTGTGATTCGGTAAGTAAAAGTGCCGGAAGCAGATGTACCGTCCTCTGTGGTTATATTCTGTGAAACATTCAGTGTGACCGAAACGTTTGAGGGCGCTGCGGAGACGGTCTGTGAAAAGAACGCCGTAACCGGCAGCAAAAAAGCACAGAAGCGCAGCACCCATTTCCTGATTTTTTTTGTCATGAATTTCATCCTTATTCACTCCTTACCACTGTCTGTGCTATCCTCTTTGTCGGCAAGACGGCTGTGTTTTCGATATCTGCGAAGAACAGCCGATACTAGAAGAATCAAAATCGCGATAACCAATACCCAGGCCCATACAGGGATCTGCGACAGAATTCTCTTCCAGCGGGGAACCGTTTCCTGTGTGTCAGTACTGTCCGCCCCGTCAGTCCGAAAGATATCATCGTACACCGTATCGGTAATCTTACCGACAAGAATATCGCGGCCGTTGGTGCTTTCCATCGAGCAAGTACTGAGCAGCACGATATGGTCGTCAATCGTCACGGTGGCATCCCGGGTGAAAGCCGCCTGACTCAGCAAATTGTCCAGATACTGCTGCTGTGCCTCCTGCCCTTTCATGGCCGCTGTAAAGACCGACTTATCATAGGCATCTACGTGTAAAAAAGCAAAGAAAACAATTCCATGATCTTTGCCGTCATAATAAAGGCTGCCGTACTCTCTGGCATCAAAATATTGTTTGTCTGCAAAAAGCCCGAGTTCCCCAAACATCGCCTGTTTCTCCATGTGATGTCCATAGAGAATCGAATTGAAATCGGAAAAATCTCTTTGATTGTCAGAATCAAGAAAGATACTGCCCGAGAGCGAATACTCTCCTTGTGCGTTGGTATTGACATATTTCATATTATCCAGCCCCTGCGTGATCGGATAGTCTATGTGAGTGCCATACACGCTCAGCCAGCCAAACACCTCAGGGTTGATCGCCTGAAGCTCAGCGAAGGATTTCGTATCCTCTCCCTCGACGGGCTTATATCTCTCGTAACGCGCAGCGTCCGCCGCGCCGTAGAGCTGTTTGGAATCCCACAGGGCATAACCGCTAAAAGCCACGAGCAGCAAGAGAAAAAGTAAGACGGAAAAATTTACAGCAGCGTTTGCCACACGAATTGCTTTTCTTCCTATTTTTTCCGGGGTCATGCCCATAGGATCTCCTTTCTCATGTTGTCGTATTATCATTGCCTGAGAAATTAATTCTCAGCGGAATTCTTTTTGCGGAACCGAATCACAACGTATCCTCCCAGTGCCACAGCCGCCAGAACAATCATCATGAGAAACGGCATATCGTTCGCCTGAATACCGGTCGGCGTGATGGCAGTGGTCTCATCATACGTATTGGTAAATGCCGCTGAGTTCGTGGCTGTACCGAGGGTCCGTATTTGCGTGTTAGCTGCAGTTGCTAATGTTCCGGACACAGAGCCAGAAACACCATTTGTAAGCAGTTCAATATTGGCCACATAGTGAGCAACTCCATCCTCTTCTGCTACATATTTTGAACCGACACCCATACCGGTAAATGCTACAGACTGGTTGTGTTTTAGTCTGATCTTCATAGGGTTAGTATCGTTCGGATCCACTCGGATGTATTCACCATTGGTATCCGCAGGTGTCGAATAATTCTCCGGGTTGTTGTTCGGATCCCATGGGATCACGGTTTTTGTACCGTTGGAATCCTCTTCAATCAAGTATGCATTATATCTCGTTGATGATGTTTCTGTACCTGCAGCCGTTGGTGTAATGGTGAAGGGGAAGTACTGTCCTTTGTCTCCATGTGCGGTGTCCGCCACCTTTTTGCTGACCGTCAAAGATGCATTCAACAACGGATCTGTGCCGCCTGCCATCTGGGAAAAGATGTTGGTGAACTTAAATTGGTTTGTGCCAAGACCCGGTGTAACAACGATCTTTCCCTCTGTTCCAGTGGTTCCCGGTGTCCGCACACCGATGCTCTCGATTACGAATCCGGTGTAGGTATCGTTGTTCTTCACATATGCCGTTACTTCATATTCTGTTTCGTCATCAGTCATAGTCTCTCCGGCTGCAGCATTCGTATAACCGGAAGGTCTTACTTCTTTTACCGTATAGGTGTAAGCACCTGGAGCCGGCCATGTAACGTTGTCAAAGATCTTATTTGTGGATTCTTTTCTGTAAACATCCAGATTTTCAGTAGATGCTGAATTATACTTATCTGTGCTGTTAACGGTGATGGAAGTATTCGTAACCGTAGGCATCGGACTCGTATCGTTTACAACCGTCGGTGCGGCAGCTTGCCCATTGAAATCTTTTGCTGTAAATTGAAATTGAAAGGTGAACCCGGTGCTGGGGATGGACAGTGTATTGTCCATCTGCACTTCTTTTAAGATTTTGACATTATCGCCATCCGTCGCCGGCGGTGTGGGGGGTCCCGCAAATGCGGTAACCACAGTTCCCAGACTCAGTACTGCTGCCATGGTAAGCGAAAGTAATGCTTTGAACGTATTTTTTTTCTTCATAATGATCGCTCCTTATATGTTTTATTTTTGTTGTTTTCTATATGAGCATGGTGAGAAGTTTCATCTTGCAAACCTCATTCCATGTTATATGTTTCGTCTCCGGAAGATGGAAATCACCTTCCCCCGGGTTTCTTTTGCCTCGACCGGACCATATACCCGGCTGTCTGTGGCATTCTCCCTGGCATCGCCCAAGACAAACACCTGCCCTTCTTTCAGGGTCAGGGGAAAGTCCACGTCAGTCTCGTACCGATGTGTCGGCTCATGAATGGAGGCTTCCTGCTGCCGCGCACCATTGATATAAAGACCATCCTCCCTGATGTCCACGGTATCGCCTGCTGTGCCGACCACACGCCGCACCTCGGGGCTGCCCTGATAGTCCAACATGAGCGTATCGCCAAAGACGTAATGTTTATCCAGCCGATAGTAGATGACCAGATCACCGTCTTTAACGGCCGGATCCATGGCCGGATCCCGATTCCTGTGCAGACCGTATACAAACGTAAAGAGTAGGACAACTGCCAGTATTACGACTGCGATTTTCGCCAGAAGCAGGAGAAATTCGCGGAGCAGAGAAGGCTGCTGTACGGTCATTTCTTTTTTACCTGTATTACTGTCATTCATATCTTCTTGTTCCTCCTTCGGTTTCTTAGATAGCCACCCCCTGCCATACACAGGGCGGCTCCTGCAAGAATGAAGATGGATCGTGTCGTATCTCCATCCGAGATCCCTGTGGCCGTAACACTGCCATGTGTGTTCGTAAAATCAACACGGCGGTTTGTGTCTGTCATCGTAAGCCAGCCGCTATCCGTGCCATCTTCGGTGTTTCCACCGTCTATCTTATAAGTCGTAGAATAACCGGTATTCGTAATATTCTCTTCCGCGACACGTACTTTGCTGTTTTCCAGTATGCCGTCTATCATGATCGTCTGCCCGTGGCGAAGCTTCAAGGTAGCCTGCCCCGCTTCATCCAGCGTCATTGTTTGGCTTTGCGGAGGCACTGCGCCAGATCCTGTGATGACTCCGCCCGTATACGAGAAACTTCCCGAAAGCGGTGCGCCGCTTTCATCTTGCAGCGTGACCTTGAAATCAAAAAGCTTGTTTCGGTCACCGTATTCGCCCTCCACTGTCTTTGATATGGTGACCTTCGTCACCGCCAGATCACGCCACTTGGCATACAGATTTTTCGTGCCGCTAAAGGTAATCTGTGCTCCGGGCATATAAGAGTTTCCAGTTCCATCCGGATATTCGGTCCATCGCTCGAACACCTTTCCCGGCAAAGCGCTAAAGCTGGCTTCGTCATCCCCTGTGCCAATCGCTGCCGCATTTACCACTGCCGTACCACTTGAGATATCGGTCATCTGGAAATGCTTTTGTGTACCGACACCGCCGTTGTTCGCATGATAGATTACAGCGTAGTTCGGATTATGATAGTTGATGTTGTCATTGTCTAACAGCAATCCGTCGAATGGATTGCTGAGGCGTTCCGTAAACTCCTGATAATTTCCGGGAGGAGCCTGCGAGCCAAATCTTGCCGTATTGTTCTCGACTTTGGCAGAATCCGTAATCGTAATGTTTTTATAATAGGAAGCTGCCGGTGTAATCGGGTTGGTGTAACGATAGTTCATCGTATAGATGCCGCCCCCGTCGGAAGTCGCCGTATTCTGAGATATGACGCCGCCGCTCATCGAAAGTGTACCTGCATAATTTCCCTGTACCTGAACGAACACACCTGCACCGTTCTTCGCCTGATTCTTGTATATGCTGCCGCCGCTCATCGAAAATGTGCTCCTCGCATCCACATAGACGCCGCCCCCATTGTTTCCGGAAGCTACGGCATTCTCAAAAATTTCACCGTCCTTCATGACAAAAGATGCACGATCCCAGACACAGACGCCGCCCCCAAAATTATCCACTGTATTTTTGGATATCACACCGCCTTCCATCCGAAAGGACGCCGTTCCACCCACGATGACGCCGCCGGCTCCAAAAGGTGCCTTGTTCTCGGAGATGGTTCCGCCGTTCAATACAAAAGTGCCACTTTCCTTCACATTGACACCGCCGCCGCTGTACATATTCGTCTTGTTGTTCGATATACTGCCGCCGTTCATGGTAAAGCTTCCATTCTCACGCACGGAAACGC comes from the Blautia liquoris genome and includes:
- a CDS encoding DUF7601 domain-containing protein encodes the protein MKKKNTFKALLSLTMAAVLSLGTVVTAFAGPPTPPATDGDNVKILKEVQMDNTLSIPSTGFTFQFQFTAKDFNGQAAAPTVVNDTSPMPTVTNTSITVNSTDKYNSASTENLDVYRKESTNKIFDNVTWPAPGAYTYTVKEVRPSGYTNAAAGETMTDDETEYEVTAYVKNNDTYTGFVIESIGVRTPGTTGTEGKIVVTPGLGTNQFKFTNIFSQMAGGTDPLLNASLTVSKKVADTAHGDKGQYFPFTITPTAAGTETSSTRYNAYLIEEDSNGTKTVIPWDPNNNPENYSTPADTNGEYIRVDPNDTNPMKIRLKHNQSVAFTGMGVGSKYVAEEDGVAHYVANIELLTNGVSGSVSGTLATAANTQIRTLGTATNSAAFTNTYDETTAITPTGIQANDMPFLMMIVLAAVALGGYVVIRFRKKNSAEN
- a CDS encoding VOC family protein encodes the protein MPISGIFRMNIMSLNISVNFDGNCREAVTFYAQVFEQPIPYFLTYEEGEHLIPSKMQIPDSMKSRVMRTSLNIAGTSVEFYDIPDAFGFIRGNSTSLSVAYKDYSRVKRISDLLSQDGEVEVACEQPDEGMYYGILEDKFQIRWLIRTQELERECHPAYCF
- a CDS encoding Spy0128 family protein; amino-acid sequence: MTKKIRKWVLRFCAFLLPVTAFFSQTVSAAPSNVSVTLNVSQNITTEDGTSASGTFTYRITAATPDAVLPAGSFGDTYTFSMKGTDSETIGPLEFTQPGTYSYELVQVTDQKEKSYVYDMEMYRITIYIDDEMHANTVIRKSNGFKTQKMLFHNKASSAGKGNGGKEKGNAGKGIKTPKTGDDTKAALLLIAMGAAAFVAFICALCLRQQRHRKEKN
- the lepB gene encoding signal peptidase I, which encodes MNDSNTGKKEMTVQQPSLLREFLLLLAKIAVVILAVVLLFTFVYGLHRNRDPAMDPAVKDGDLVIYYRLDKHYVFGDTLMLDYQGSPEVRRVVGTAGDTVDIREDGLYINGARQQEASIHEPTHRYETDVDFPLTLKEGQVFVLGDARENATDSRVYGPVEAKETRGKVISIFRRRNI
- a CDS encoding RrF2 family transcriptional regulator — its product is MQLKTQTDYAIRVLLYLAENKSCVSRKEMCTNLGIAETYLTVIVKVLRQKGWVSSTYGPNGGYYLICNPQNISLLDIMDVTEDSIKMNRCLEEDQYCSRNAVDYCPVHKMYDFFQDYFENCFSSVTIQDIIDPDSSVMKKKYLKICNQEEGERETCQ
- the srtB gene encoding class B sortase; the encoded protein is MIIRQHEKGDPMGMTPEKIGRKAIRVANAAVNFSVLLFLLLLVAFSGYALWDSKQLYGAADAARYERYKPVEGEDTKSFAELQAINPEVFGWLSVYGTHIDYPITQGLDNMKYVNTNAQGEYSLSGSIFLDSDNQRDFSDFNSILYGHHMEKQAMFGELGLFADKQYFDAREYGSLYYDGKDHGIVFFAFLHVDAYDKSVFTAAMKGQEAQQQYLDNLLSQAAFTRDATVTIDDHIVLLSTCSMESTNGRDILVGKITDTVYDDIFRTDGADSTDTQETVPRWKRILSQIPVWAWVLVIAILILLVSAVLRRYRKHSRLADKEDSTDSGKE